Part of the Zingiber officinale cultivar Zhangliang chromosome 6A, Zo_v1.1, whole genome shotgun sequence genome, CTTACCTTAGGATACATGGGGAGAATATACTTGATGAAGCCATTTCATTTACAAAGAGTCGACTTGCGTCATTGTTAGGCAAACTTGAACAACCTTTAGTGATATTGGTGTCACTTTTCCTTGAGACACCGCTATGTCGGAGAAATAGGAGACTCCTGACAAGAAAATACATCCCAATTTATCAAGAGGTTGAGAGACAAAATGATGCAATATTAGAGTTTGCAAAGCTGGACTTCAATCTACTACAATCTCTTCACAAAGAGGAACTAAAGGAAATTTCAATGTAAGCAAATTGAATTTTCTTTTATGAAGAAATTTTAGAGTACTTGAAACTTCTTACATGAATTAAGTATGAATACCAAAGAAGTTGAATAAATGATTTCAATCTCACCTattctcttatatatatatatatatatatattagtaatTGAAATGTTTTATTTGTCTAAATAATGTTTTAATGTAGTTTAaactaattgttttttttttacatatttgaAGATGGTGGAATGATTTAGGACTTGCTAAGTCTCTAAACTTTGCTCGTGATCGAATGGTGGAATGCTATTATTGGATAGTTAATGTGCACTTTGAGCCTCAGTATTCTCGTGCAAGATTGATTTGTAGCAAggttattttatttctatcactTATGGATGACATATATGATAATTATAGTACATTGCAAGAGAGCCAACTATTAACTGAGGCAATTCAAAGGTAGTTATCGTATCCATTATTTTACTACATTTTATTTCGCTTAATATTATAATTAGTTGAGTAATCCACATAGCTGataaaaacatcatagctaaaATAAATTCAactcaaaatcaataaaaaaagaaagttataaaatgataaattacTGATCCAATTATAATAGAATAATTAAGaacaaaataaaatgaaaaaattatGAGCTAATTATTGTAAGTTGTTATACCAAATAGTGAACATATTCTTGATATTCATTTAAAGTAAAAATAGACCTACTTCCGATAAAAATAAACACAATAGCAcctactttatttttcaattaaaGAAGATATGAACATAACTTCTAACATTTCAAAACAACTTAGAGTTACCTATAAGCTAACTAGTACTATTTTGATAATTATCTAAAGATCAGATATCAATAACAAATATATAACAATATGGCATCAAATAAATagttattattttctaatttatttcaaACTAATTTTGACATTCTTTATAAAGATTTAAGATATTATGACCATCAATTATGCATATTAAGTTTACTCAGTCCAGGTGGGAACCTCAAGCCATTGATGAGGTACCAGAGTACTTGAAGGATTTCTATCTCAAGTTGCTAAGGACTTTCAAGGATTTTGAAAATGTACTAGAAAGTGATGAGAAATACCGTGTATCATTTCTTCAAGATGAGGTATATTTAAgtacataaaaataattaatgtCTCTTATTAACTTGTCAAATATAAACTAATTAAGTTTATTGTTTCCTCTCATCTAGATAAAAGCATTATCCAGATCTTACTTCATAGAAGCCAAATGGGGCATTGAAAAATATATTCCCTCCCTAAAGGAACATCTAAGTAACTCATTGGTTTCCACTGCATATCCTGTGCTTATTTGTGCCTCTTATGTAGGCATGGATCAAGTGGCAACAAAGGAGGTATTTGAGTGGGTTGCAAGCTTCCCTAAAATCCTTAAAGCTAGCACTATGATTTGTAGACTCATGGATGATGTAACTTCACATGAGGTGATTATTTGAAACGATTAATTTATTTGGTAGATGTTCAAGGACatctttttcttaaaatttctttTGGAATTTTGCAGCTTGAGCAGGAAAGAGAACATGCAGCTTCAACAGTAGAATGTTACATGAAAGAGTTTGCAACAAATGAAAAAGAGGCTTATAAGAATCTTATGGAGATGGTGGAAGATGCATGGAAGGATCATAACAAAGAATGTCTCAATCCAACACAAGTACCTCGACTTTTAATTGAAAAAATAGTAAACTTTTCAAGGGTAATAGAAGAATTATACAAGTACATTGACACATTCACCAATTCCAAAACTACAATGAAAGATAATGTTTACATGTTGTTGGTTGAATCTGTTCTTATTTAAGAGTGTCACACCCTACAAAATCCTAGCTATTGTTGTAATAAGGGGCCACCATCAGACACAATTTGAGGCCATTTAATCTACATTTGAATAAAGTGGAATTTGAGTTTGGATGATTTATAGTATGTTATTGAGGTACTGGAATGCTCCAAGTATAAGGTGCATATTGGAGCATGCATGTAAAATTgtagtaaataaaataattaagagCTTGGTTATCAAAGACTATaatcattttatttcattttgtcaaTCTAAAAATCAAGAATTGTTTAGAAAGACTTTTATTTATGTAGTATTTATATATGGTTCAGAAAGATATAATTTGTCTATTTGGTTTGAAAATGGAATAATCAAGTAAAAAAAGAGATAACATATTTATGACCAAATAACTTTACAAAAGGTAGaaataaatctaattttattgaaCAAAAATAAGGTATTTGGCTTTCTAAAATGCCCTTCTCAATATCTTTAGAAATCAATATAAAGCTCAACAGCCATGcttagtaaatttttaaaattcacatGACTTAAGTTATAccatttttttaaagatttttgggCCCTATCATCATGACTTTCAAAGTCAAAATCTTTATATCTTAAATTCACAATTCAAATGCTGGACGttagtttttaaaattgattttgcatAATTAGAGATTTAATTCACAATTCTTGAGAAGGGCTTTGTCCTATTCAGCATGAGCACAGGTCAGTTTGGGCTCATAGTCCATtatattaatcaataaattaaatgtaaaaataatttaagatctAAAATTAAATAAGATTAACTCTCTTTATAAaaaagtgaaattttattttagattttttaaaaagattataTTAATTTGGTAATTTTATGATTAATTTGACCAAAATACATTTTAATTagctattttttaaaagtttaaaaaggtGTGTTAGTCTTTTTCAATGAGATTACAAGGCTAAAATAATCTTTTGGATAGATAGGCGAGTTTGAATGGATGAGGGGCAACATGTTTTTTTGGTTAAAGTTGATGAGTTTAGATTGGTTATTTTAGAAATTGAGTGGCTTAGTGACTCAACCAAAGTTTAGAGGAAATTTATGGTTCTCACATATGGGTGGACACCCCATAAGCAAACCAAAACTATAGGACACCCACTAGGTAGGAATAAATTAATGAAATCCACGAGCATcgtcttttaaattttaaatggatAAGAAATCAATAACCCCTTGTTATAACAATGGAGAGAGTTTACAAgtcaaaaaattgaaaataattcaataattaatttctAGATAGAAAAATTACATAATTTGCATATCAATTGGGATTTGTATTTTGAGGAACCTTAAAGATTAAGGGTGAATAAATAAAGGGAATGctttcttaaactaaatgagatttggtaaaattctaaagcattttaaaataaattaaaatattcaatTCATTTTCATTAAAGTGACTATGAGCCCATCTTAGTGTCAAGATTGAGAAGCATTCAATCAATATGTTTAATTATAAGTGGGATCTTCTAGTCCATAATTTATAAATCAGAGGATAGTATGTTGGACATTATAGGAGACAAAAGGGTTCGTCTCTTTCGTCGCTGCAAACTCCTatttgctgcaaacgccaaggagacaaaggggtatcctttccccttcgtcttcctcatccTTCCTATAAAAGGAGCATCCAAGCACAGATCAAAAGGATGGAGCAGAAGGTTTTGCGAAGGTGATTAGAGAGCACTGCCAAACTGTGAGGTGATCGTGTGTGAGCGTCAGAGAACGTCCAAAGGCCGGGATTTGATTCgtgaaagagttcgaggaggttcCGTGAGGTGATCTTCTCAGCGACAGCAGCAACGACATCTCCGTCGGTTCTTTGACGATTTCTTcgagagatcactgtgagtggttaccgctttatttagtt contains:
- the LOC121993824 gene encoding alpha-humulene synthase-like, giving the protein MEKQSTSLVASNEEIVRKTSKYHPSVWGDYFIQHISPTLTKEVSVKRAEELKEQIKKLFQETSDVLELMNLVDSIQLLGLDYHFEKEINAALSLIFVADAKNYGLYETSLRFRLLRQHGTYVSADVFNRFIDEEGSFKSTLNEDVKGLLSLYNAAYLRIHGENILDEAISFTKSRLASLLGKLEQPLVILVSLFLETPLCRRNRRLLTRKYIPIYQEVERQNDAILEFAKLDFNLLQSLHKEELKEISIWWNDLGLAKSLNFARDRMVECYYWIVNVHFEPQYSRARLICSKVILFLSLMDDIYDNYSTLQESQLLTEAIQRWEPQAIDEVPEYLKDFYLKLLRTFKDFENVLESDEKYRVSFLQDEIKALSRSYFIEAKWGIEKYIPSLKEHLSNSLVSTAYPVLICASYVGMDQVATKEVFEWVASFPKILKASTMICRLMDDVTSHELEQEREHAASTVECYMKEFATNEKEAYKNLMEMVEDAWKDHNKECLNPTQVPRLLIEKIVNFSRVIEELYKYIDTFTNSKTTMKDNVYMLLVESVLI